A window from Hemitrygon akajei unplaced genomic scaffold, sHemAka1.3 Scf000089, whole genome shotgun sequence encodes these proteins:
- the LOC140722801 gene encoding NACHT, LRR and PYD domains-containing protein 3-like gives MAERAGSGRVPVMSISGKVTGPGSAITELLESWDDSQLLQLTDIYQDRLEQAMEGGVHGVSLALMAENQFSGEEHRKISDLADKGEWVDSSKLLLSLVMEKGSRARRVMWETFVKMRIGVPKFDKILKEIQEHGCVPVRQCIPEIPCELKEHQNLSTTVLKMAQGVGRREVPVMLRSGKDMGPSSVITELLASCNDSQLLQLTDFYRDRLEQAMERGVHGVSLALTAENQFSGEEHRKISDLADKGERADSSKLLLSLVMGKGSRARRVMWETFVKMRIGVPNLDKILKDIQMYGSDPSHRSNPTQGLLKILSELKDVQQKHKETLRAQTEKLRANTILMREKVKVFQLADRYAELTVISTLRDRTLVEHELLARGRDHEEWREKHLRGKLEKIRTDQLFQSSFSWRKTKSGSSAAVAGVPGIGKTTMVQKIVYDWAMGKIYQQFQFVFSFKFRDLNSINCRKNLRQLIQDQYPYFGNILRDVWKNPEGLLFIFDGLDEFEHRIDFADSRRDTEPKHQCPDPEWCCEVSDILYSLIQGKLLPGCSVLLTTRPTALHLLDKAKISVWAEILGFVGEERKEYFIRYFEDPSVAAAVFKHVKENEILYTMSYNPSYCWILALALGPFFTQRDRDPQRVPKTITQLYSYYIYNILKNHVREIENPRDVLLRVGQMAFRGVSEKKIIFTYGDLISYNLKPSQFLSGFLMELLEREDSAQCVVYTFPHLTIQEFVAAVAQFLTLHPKDILKFLTEAHNMTDGRFEVFLRFVAGLSSPMTARGLEEILGPFPHQTTCRVIDWVKEEVKRQSGNTRIASGKRSLLNTLHYLFESQNRGLTQGTLGSVKKLSFSGMTLTPIDCAVLSHVIGLCDTIKHLDLQGCHIQCEGIQRLGPGLHKCQELSLGQNKLGDSGVKLVSAALRNPECKIQKLWLWDVNLTYSGAEDLASALSTNPSLTELGLGYNKLGDSGVKLVSVALTNPKCGIEKLGLLSLCVLHPHLQTEGYRSHRFWCRGSCLCSQYQPITDRAGAGIQLAHGPICPRSPPSHTGPPESEADRLVEESVQSDRGEGTEISAGTQTRTDS, from the exons ATGGCTGAACGGGCGGGTAGTGGAAGAGTTCCAGTGATGTCAATATCTGGAAAGGTCACGG GCCCGGGCTCAGCAATCACCGAGCTCCTGGAAAGCTGGGACGATTCCCAGCTCCTGCAGTTGACAGATATCTACcaggacaggctggagcaggcgatggaaggaggggtgcacggagtgagcctggcgttaatggccgagaatcagttcagcggagaggaacatcgg aaaatctctgatctcgctgataagggagagtgggtggacagttctaaactcctcctgagcctggtgatggagaaaggctcccgcgcccggagggtgatgtgggaaacctttgtgaaaatgcggattggtgtcccaaagtttgacaaaatactgaaagaaatacaggaacaTG GTTGTGTTCCGGTCCGTCAATGCATACCAGAGATTCCCTGTgagctgaaag AGCATCAAAATCTGAGCACAACTGTCCTCAAAATGGCTCAAGGAGTGGGCAGGAGAGAAGTTCCAGTGATGTTAAGATCAGGAAAGGACATGG GTCCGAGTTCAGtgatcaccgagctcctggcaaGCTGCAACGATTCCCAGCTGCTGCAGCTGACGGacttctaccgggacaggctggagcaggcgatggaaagaggggtgcacggagtgagcctggcattaacggccgagaatcagttcagcggagaggaacatcgg aaaatctctgatctcgctgataagggagagcgggcggacagttctaaactcctcctgagcctggtgatggggaaaggctcccgcgcccggagggtgatgtgggaaacctttgtgaaaatgcggATAGGAGTCCCAAATTTGGACAAAATACTTAAGGATATACAGATGTATG gttCTGATCCATCCCATCGATCAAATCCCACTCAAGGTTTACTCAAGATTCTCAGTGAGTTGAAAG atgttcaacagaaacacaaggagactctgcgggcacaaactgaaaaacTGAGAGCGAatacgatcctgatgagggagaaagtaaaggttttccagctggcagatcgatacgctgagctcacagTCATTTCTACTCttcgagatcggacactggtggaacatgagctgctggcaagaggcagagaccacgaggagtggagagagaaacatctccgcGGAAAGCTGGAAAAgatccggactgatcagttgttccagagcagcttttcctggaggaaaaccaaatctgggagttcggcagcagtggccggagtcccggggatcgggaaaacaacaatggtacaaaagattgtttatgactgggccatggggaaaatataccaacaattccagtttgtcttcagtttcaaattccgggatttaaactctaTTAACTGCAGAAAAAACCTGAGGCAACTAATTCAGGATCAGTATCCTTattttgggaatatcctgagagatgtctggaagaacccagagggattgctgtttatatttgatGGTCTGGATGAATTCGAGCACagaattgattttgctgacagtcggagagatacagaacccaagcaccagtgcccagatcccgagtggtgttGTGAGGTGTCAGACAttttgtacagtttaatccagggcaagctgctcccagggtgttcagtgctgttgaccacccgtcccactgcgttacatttattggataAAGCCaagatcagtgtctgggctgaaatcctgggatttgttggtgaggaacggaaggaatatttcatcagataTTTTGAAGATCCATcggtggcagcagctgttttcaaacacgtgaaggagaacgagatcctgtacaccatgagctacaacccctcctactgctggatcctcgctctggcactgggccccttcttcacacaaagagacagggacccgcagcgagttcccaagaccatcacccaactgtactcctattatatttacaacatcctgaaaaaccacgttcgtgagattgagaacccccgtgatgtgttactcagggttggtcagatggccttcagaggagtgtctgaGAAGAAGATCATATTTACATATGGAGATTTGATCAGCTACAATCTtaagccttcccagttcctgtccgggttcctgatggagcttttggagagagaggattctgcccagtgtgtggtgtacacattcccacacctcaccatccaagagtttgtagcagcagtcgcacaattcctgacccTACATCCcaaggatatcctgaaattcctcactgaagctcaCAAcatgacagatgggcgatttgaggtatttctccgttttgttgctggtctctcctccccaatgacagctcgagGCCTGGAAgagattctgggtccatttcctcatcaaacaacgtgccgggtgattgactgggtgaaggaggaggttaaacgccagagtggaaacacgagGATTGCatctggtaaaaggagcctcctgaacacactGCACTActtgtttgagtctcagaatcgtggactgacTCAAGGTACACTGGGATCTGTGAAAAAACtctcattcagtggaatgacactgaccccaattgactgcgcggtcctgtctcatgtcatcggactctgtgatacaataaaacacctcgacctgcaGGGCtgtcacattcagtgtgaaggaatccaacggctgggacccgggctgcacaagtgccaggagttgag cctTGGGcagaataaactgggagattcaggagtgaaactggtgtctgcggcgctgaggaacccagagtgtaaaatacagaaactgtg gctctgGGATGTCAATCTCACATATTCTGGTGCTGAGGATCttgcctccgctctcagtacaaacccatcactgacggagctgggcCTGGgttataataaactgggagattcaggagtgaagctGGTGTCTGTGGCTCTGACAAACCCCAAGTGTGGAATagagaaactggg tctcctgtctctctgtgtccttcatccTCACCTCCAGACTGAGGGatatcggtctcacagattctggtgccgaggatcttgcCTCTGCTCTCAGTACCAACCCATCACTGACAGAGCTGGAGCTGGGATTCAACTCGCTCacggaccgatctgtccccgctctccgccgtcTCATACTGGCCCTCCCGAGTCTGAAGCTGATCGA CTTGTGGAGGAATCAGTTCAGTCAGACCGGggggaaggaactgagatctctgcaggaacccagacccggactgacagttga